A window of Longispora fulva contains these coding sequences:
- a CDS encoding pseudouridine synthase, which translates to MTGAERLQKVLAASGIGSRRDCENLISEGRVMLNGQVAKLGDKADPETAEIYVDGERLVTDTRLVYLAMNKPLGVMSTMSDEKGRISLAEYVGRVAQRVYHVGRLDAETEGLLLLTNDGDLAHKLTHPSFEVSKTYLAEVSGTIPQGFKKRIMTGIELEDGFAKADSFKVVTSAGGRTLVELSLHEGRKHIVRRLLGEMGHEVHRLVRVSIGPIHLGDTKPGRIRKLGQPEIAALFKAVEQ; encoded by the coding sequence ATGACCGGGGCCGAGCGGTTGCAGAAGGTCCTCGCGGCGTCCGGCATCGGTTCGCGGCGCGACTGCGAGAACCTGATCTCCGAGGGCCGGGTCATGCTCAACGGCCAGGTCGCCAAGCTCGGTGACAAGGCCGACCCGGAGACCGCCGAGATCTATGTGGACGGCGAGCGCCTGGTCACCGATACCCGGCTGGTGTATCTGGCGATGAACAAGCCGCTGGGTGTCATGTCGACGATGAGCGACGAGAAGGGTCGCATCTCCCTCGCGGAGTACGTCGGCCGGGTCGCGCAGCGGGTCTACCACGTGGGCCGGCTCGACGCCGAGACCGAGGGCCTGCTGCTGCTCACCAACGACGGCGACCTGGCGCACAAGCTGACGCACCCGTCGTTCGAGGTGTCCAAGACGTACCTGGCGGAGGTGTCCGGGACGATCCCGCAGGGCTTCAAGAAGCGGATCATGACCGGGATCGAGCTGGAGGACGGCTTCGCGAAGGCCGACTCGTTCAAGGTGGTCACGAGTGCCGGTGGCCGCACGCTGGTGGAGCTGAGCCTGCACGAGGGCCGCAAGCACATCGTCCGCCGGCTGCTCGGGGAGATGGGACACGAGGTGCACCGGCTGGTGCGGGTCTCGATCGGACCGATCCACCTCGGGGACACCAAGCCGGGTCGGATCCGCAAGCTGGGTCAGCCCGAGATCGCCGCGCTATTCAAGGCCGTGGAGCAGTAG
- the scpB gene encoding SMC-Scp complex subunit ScpB, with protein MTTPAEREFAEGVAAWTPPWARTPEPEAPTEASPEASATGGAGVPADEVTDPAVALPHARVPERVAPDAASTDDAPSEGPGPDVAQFEAGDDVVGSPDPDNAPLDPVELRPALEAILLVVDEPVAEIVLAQVLEQPTQLITDALVDLAASYAAERRGFELRRAAGGWRLYTRPDFAPYVEKFVLDGQQTKLTQAALETLAVVAYKQPVTRGRVSAIRGVNCDGVLRTLLTRGLVEECGSEPDSGAYLYRTTTLFLEKLGINSPEDLPSLAPYLPDDIEALADAHDQS; from the coding sequence GTGACGACACCAGCTGAGCGGGAGTTCGCCGAGGGCGTGGCCGCGTGGACCCCGCCATGGGCCCGGACCCCGGAGCCGGAGGCGCCTACGGAGGCTTCGCCAGAGGCTTCCGCGACGGGTGGGGCCGGCGTCCCGGCCGATGAGGTGACCGACCCCGCGGTGGCGCTGCCGCACGCCCGGGTGCCGGAACGGGTCGCCCCCGACGCCGCGTCCACCGATGACGCCCCGTCGGAGGGCCCGGGACCTGACGTTGCCCAGTTCGAGGCCGGAGACGACGTCGTGGGGTCCCCGGACCCCGACAACGCCCCCCTCGACCCGGTCGAGCTCCGCCCGGCCCTTGAGGCCATCCTCCTCGTCGTCGACGAGCCCGTCGCCGAGATCGTCCTCGCCCAGGTGCTTGAGCAGCCCACGCAGCTGATCACCGACGCCCTCGTCGACCTCGCGGCCTCCTACGCTGCGGAGCGCCGGGGATTCGAGCTGCGCCGCGCGGCCGGTGGCTGGCGGCTGTACACCCGGCCGGACTTCGCGCCGTACGTGGAGAAGTTCGTCCTCGACGGCCAGCAGACCAAGCTGACCCAGGCGGCGCTGGAGACCCTCGCGGTCGTCGCGTACAAGCAACCGGTGACCCGGGGGCGCGTCTCCGCCATCCGTGGTGTGAACTGTGACGGGGTGCTGCGCACCCTGCTGACCCGGGGCCTGGTCGAGGAGTGCGGCAGCGAGCCGGACTCCGGCGCGTACCTGTACCGCACGACCACCCTGTTCCTCGAGAAGCTCGGCATCAACTCCCCGGAGGACCTGCCGTCTCTCGCCCCTTACCTGCCCGACGACATAGAAGCTTTGGCGGATGCCCATGACCAGTCCTAA
- the xerD gene encoding site-specific tyrosine recombinase XerD produces MTEQPTPPGALTRAVSGYLDHLTVERALAANTLSSYRRDLTRYVDYLTRIGVGDLAAVAEAHITEYLARLREGDAEHPKLSASSAARAVSAVRGLHRFAVRDGLSAVDPARDVKPPGTPRRLPKALPVGDIERLLAVVGDDTPRGLRDRALLELLYGTGARISEAVGSCVDDVDLASGVATLHGKGGRTRLVPVGGYARRAVEAYLVRGRPTLAAAGRGNPTLFLNARGTPLSRQSAWTILRRAAKKAEISSDISPHTLRHSYATHLLDGGADVRVVQELLGHASVTTTQIYTLVTVERLREVYASAHPRALA; encoded by the coding sequence ATGACCGAACAGCCGACACCGCCCGGGGCACTGACCCGGGCGGTGTCCGGCTATCTGGACCACCTCACGGTCGAGCGCGCCCTGGCCGCCAACACGCTGTCGTCCTATCGGCGCGATCTCACCCGGTATGTCGACTATCTGACCCGGATCGGGGTCGGGGACCTCGCGGCGGTGGCCGAGGCGCACATCACCGAGTACCTGGCCCGGCTCCGCGAGGGCGACGCCGAGCACCCGAAACTGTCGGCGTCCTCGGCCGCGCGGGCCGTCAGCGCTGTGCGGGGACTGCACCGGTTCGCCGTCCGCGACGGGCTGTCCGCCGTGGACCCGGCGCGCGACGTCAAGCCGCCCGGCACCCCGCGCCGGCTGCCCAAGGCCCTGCCCGTCGGCGACATCGAACGTCTCCTGGCGGTGGTCGGCGACGACACACCCCGTGGCCTGCGGGACCGCGCGCTGCTCGAACTCCTCTACGGCACCGGGGCCCGGATCTCCGAGGCGGTCGGCTCCTGCGTGGACGACGTCGACCTGGCCTCAGGCGTCGCCACCCTGCACGGCAAGGGTGGCCGGACCCGCCTGGTCCCGGTCGGCGGGTACGCGCGCCGGGCCGTGGAGGCCTACCTGGTTCGGGGCCGGCCGACCCTCGCGGCGGCCGGGCGCGGAAATCCGACACTCTTCCTGAATGCCCGGGGAACTCCACTGTCGAGGCAGTCGGCGTGGACGATCCTGCGCAGGGCGGCGAAAAAAGCTGAGATATCCTCCGATATCAGTCCACACACGCTCCGGCACTCCTACGCCACCCACCTGCTCGACGGCGGGGCCGATGTCCGGGTCGTCCAGGAACTTCTCGGTCACGCCTCCGTGACCACCACACAGATCTACACTTTGGTCACCGTGGAGCGGCTCCGCGAGGTGTACGCCTCGGCGCATCCACGAGCACTCGCTTGA
- a CDS encoding serine hydrolase: MPLSPSWASTARRTGLVAGILAAVTLATVALLPSTDAAGPPAQAGGTGAPAAPRPAATAPAPDSAGVTLDREGWYAWSLLDLRTGARKGSANSTTETNNTESMIKAWIGADYIAGAEDEGRDLTDDEWAEISDMIRHSDDDAAEILWAARGGDAVIDRMISECGLTGSAVSPEWWSYTQVTAADAVTMLRCVLTRATTSTGTARLVDEMRAVDPAGAFGIPEALPAGTPVAVKNGWTMQDSEDLWHVNCLASWDHWALSVLTWYPGELGQDYGAATCGDVTRQLLLHGLE, encoded by the coding sequence ATGCCCCTTTCACCGTCCTGGGCGTCCACGGCGCGGCGCACCGGCCTCGTCGCCGGGATCCTCGCGGCCGTCACGCTGGCGACGGTGGCGCTGCTCCCCTCGACCGACGCCGCCGGCCCGCCAGCCCAGGCCGGGGGCACCGGCGCGCCCGCGGCACCCCGACCGGCGGCCACGGCCCCGGCTCCCGACAGCGCCGGCGTCACCCTCGACCGTGAGGGCTGGTACGCCTGGTCGCTGCTCGACCTGCGCACAGGCGCGCGCAAGGGCTCGGCGAACAGCACCACCGAGACCAACAACACCGAGTCGATGATCAAGGCGTGGATCGGCGCGGACTACATCGCCGGGGCCGAGGACGAGGGCCGCGACCTCACCGACGACGAGTGGGCCGAGATCTCCGACATGATCCGCCACAGCGACGACGACGCGGCCGAGATCCTGTGGGCCGCGCGCGGCGGGGACGCCGTCATCGACCGGATGATCTCCGAGTGCGGGCTGACCGGCAGCGCCGTGTCCCCGGAATGGTGGTCCTACACCCAGGTCACGGCCGCCGACGCCGTCACGATGCTGCGCTGCGTGCTCACCAGGGCCACCACCTCGACGGGTACGGCCCGCCTCGTCGACGAGATGCGCGCCGTCGACCCCGCAGGAGCCTTCGGCATCCCCGAGGCGCTGCCGGCCGGTACCCCGGTGGCGGTCAAGAACGGCTGGACGATGCAGGACTCAGAGGACCTCTGGCACGTCAACTGCCTGGCCAGCTGGGACCACTGGGCCCTGTCGGTCCTGACCTGGTACCCGGGGGAACTCGGCCAGGACTACGGCGCCGCCACCTGTGGCGACGTCACCCGACAGCTACTGCTCCACGGCCTTGAATAG
- a CDS encoding segregation/condensation protein A — MTVTEQATAPDAGFQVKLTNFEGPFDLLLQLIGKHKLDVTEVALHTVTDDFIAYIRAMGDKWDLDEASEFLLIAATLLDLKCARLLPAAEVEDEEDLALLEARDILFARLLQYRAFKQAAAHIAGLIVGGDKRFARSVGLEQRYADALPELILGITPERFARLAARAMTPKIPPTVSITHVHNVKVSVREHAAWIRDHLMRVGVASFRTLCADCDSTLEVVARFLALLELYRENLIGFDQVQALGELTVRWIAGADVAEIDVEEYEGAVEEPEEARPRKKKFVRRVPGESSPAGAAGGLFGLDAASGALAAASGADGSDFDSDDPDLGPDGSGAPDGVGVGSDGPASAAAGPGFRSGPDVDEVRAPDAGDHVVQEPIGETA; from the coding sequence GTGACCGTGACCGAGCAAGCTACCGCACCTGACGCGGGCTTTCAGGTCAAGCTCACCAACTTCGAGGGCCCGTTCGACCTGCTGCTCCAGCTGATCGGCAAGCACAAGCTGGACGTCACCGAGGTCGCGTTGCACACCGTGACGGACGACTTCATCGCCTATATCCGGGCGATGGGTGACAAATGGGACCTGGATGAGGCCAGTGAGTTCCTGCTGATCGCCGCCACCCTGCTCGACCTCAAGTGCGCCCGGCTGCTGCCCGCCGCCGAGGTCGAGGACGAGGAGGACCTGGCGCTGCTGGAAGCCCGCGACATCCTGTTCGCCAGGCTCCTGCAGTACCGGGCGTTCAAGCAGGCCGCGGCGCACATCGCCGGCCTGATCGTCGGCGGGGACAAGCGGTTCGCCCGCTCCGTCGGCCTGGAGCAGCGCTACGCCGACGCGCTGCCCGAGCTGATCCTCGGCATCACCCCCGAACGGTTCGCCCGGCTCGCCGCCCGCGCGATGACGCCGAAGATCCCGCCCACGGTGTCCATCACCCACGTGCACAACGTGAAGGTCAGTGTCCGCGAGCACGCGGCCTGGATCCGCGACCACCTGATGCGGGTCGGCGTCGCCAGCTTCCGCACCCTGTGCGCGGACTGCGACAGCACCCTCGAGGTGGTCGCCCGGTTCCTGGCCCTGCTGGAGCTGTACCGGGAGAACCTGATCGGCTTCGACCAGGTCCAGGCGCTCGGCGAGCTGACCGTGCGGTGGATCGCCGGGGCCGACGTCGCCGAGATCGATGTCGAGGAGTACGAGGGCGCGGTCGAGGAGCCGGAGGAGGCCCGGCCGCGGAAGAAGAAGTTCGTGCGGCGGGTGCCGGGGGAGTCCTCGCCGGCGGGCGCGGCCGGCGGGCTGTTCGGGCTCGACGCGGCGTCCGGAGCCCTCGCGGCGGCGTCCGGGGCCGACGGGTCGGACTTCGACTCCGACGATCCGGACCTCGGACCGGATGGGTCCGGCGCGCCGGACGGGGTCGGTGTCGGGTCTGACGGGCCCGCGTCCGCAGCCGCCGGGCCCGGTTTCAGGTCCGGACCGGACGTCGACGAGGTGCGCGCGCCGGACGCCGGGGACCATGTCGTGCAGGAACCGATCGGGGAGACCGCGTGA
- a CDS encoding NUDIX domain-containing protein: MEWVVHSEGTVYENPWLTVNLADVELPDGRHLDHYVLRLRPIGATAIVDDRDRVLMIYRHRFITGHWGWELPAGVAEPGEEPVAAAAREAEEETGWRPVDLRPLLTVSIGSGLTDCAHHLFWTDRATLVGEPVDPHEASKIEWVPLADVAALLAAGELHEASTVAGLLRLAALRAGS, translated from the coding sequence GTGGAATGGGTTGTGCACAGTGAGGGCACCGTCTACGAGAATCCGTGGCTGACGGTCAACCTCGCCGACGTAGAGCTGCCCGACGGGCGGCATCTGGACCACTACGTGCTCCGGCTGCGGCCGATCGGCGCCACCGCGATCGTTGACGACCGCGACCGGGTGCTCATGATCTACCGGCACCGGTTCATCACCGGTCACTGGGGCTGGGAGCTGCCCGCCGGGGTCGCCGAGCCCGGTGAGGAGCCGGTGGCCGCCGCGGCGCGGGAGGCCGAGGAGGAGACCGGCTGGCGGCCGGTGGACCTGCGGCCGTTGCTGACCGTGAGCATCGGGTCGGGGCTCACGGACTGCGCGCACCACCTGTTCTGGACCGACCGGGCCACGCTGGTCGGCGAGCCCGTCGATCCGCACGAGGCGTCGAAGATCGAATGGGTGCCGCTCGCTGACGTTGCGGCGCTGCTGGCGGCGGGGGAGCTGCACGAGGCCAGCACCGTGGCCGGGCTGCTGCGGCTGGCGGCGCTGCGCGCGGGGTCGTAG
- the der gene encoding ribosome biogenesis GTPase Der: MTEYLSDWVAEDEIHAPAPVLAVVGRPNVGKSTLVNRLIGRRQAVVEDIPGVTRDRIAYDAQWTGRRFTVVDTGGWEPDAKDRAARIAAQAEIATQTADAILFVVDGRVGATDVDEAAVKMLRRSGKPVLLVANKADDDRVEADLAGLWGLGLGEPFPVSALHGRNSGDLLDKILSILPEPPAIIEEAPRGPRRVALVGRPNVGKSSLLNKLSKEDRALVDDVAGTTVDPVDSLVEIDGEIWQLVDTAGLRRRVGQASGTEYYASLRTSAAIEAAEVVIVLFEASEVISEQDQRLLSMVTEAGRALVMAFNKWDLVDDDRRYYLEKEVERELKRIPWAQRVNISALTGRAVDKLAPAMRIALNSWEQRIPTGQLNQFITALSQANPHPVRSGKQPKILFATQAGVCPPKFVLFTSGNLDAGYVRYVERRLREDFGFPGSPIQVTVKARKKKGER, from the coding sequence GTGACCGAGTACCTGAGCGACTGGGTGGCCGAGGACGAGATCCACGCGCCCGCCCCCGTCCTGGCCGTCGTCGGCCGCCCCAACGTGGGCAAGTCGACCCTGGTCAACCGCCTGATCGGCCGCCGCCAGGCCGTCGTGGAGGACATCCCCGGCGTCACCCGCGACCGGATCGCCTACGACGCCCAGTGGACCGGCCGCCGGTTCACGGTCGTCGACACCGGCGGCTGGGAACCCGACGCCAAGGACCGCGCCGCCCGGATCGCCGCCCAGGCCGAGATCGCCACCCAGACCGCCGACGCGATCCTGTTCGTCGTCGACGGCCGGGTCGGTGCCACCGACGTCGACGAGGCCGCGGTGAAGATGCTCCGCCGCAGCGGCAAGCCCGTGCTCCTCGTCGCCAACAAGGCCGACGACGACCGGGTCGAGGCCGACCTCGCCGGCCTGTGGGGCCTCGGCCTCGGCGAGCCGTTCCCGGTCTCCGCCCTGCACGGCCGCAACTCCGGCGACCTGCTCGACAAGATCCTGTCGATCCTGCCCGAGCCGCCGGCCATCATCGAGGAGGCCCCGCGCGGCCCCCGCCGGGTCGCCCTCGTCGGCCGCCCCAACGTCGGCAAGTCCAGCCTCCTGAACAAGCTGTCGAAGGAGGACCGGGCCCTCGTCGACGACGTCGCCGGCACCACCGTCGACCCGGTCGACAGCCTCGTCGAGATCGACGGCGAGATCTGGCAGCTCGTCGACACCGCCGGCCTGCGCCGCCGCGTCGGCCAGGCCAGCGGCACCGAGTACTACGCCAGCCTCCGCACCAGCGCCGCCATCGAGGCCGCCGAGGTCGTCATCGTGCTCTTCGAGGCCAGCGAGGTCATCAGCGAACAGGACCAGCGCCTGCTCAGCATGGTGACCGAGGCCGGCCGGGCGCTGGTGATGGCGTTCAACAAGTGGGACCTCGTCGACGACGACCGCCGCTACTACCTCGAGAAAGAGGTCGAGCGCGAGCTCAAGCGGATCCCGTGGGCGCAGCGGGTCAACATCTCCGCGCTGACGGGGCGGGCCGTGGACAAGCTGGCACCGGCCATGCGGATCGCCCTGAACAGCTGGGAGCAGCGGATCCCGACCGGGCAGCTGAACCAGTTCATCACCGCCCTGTCGCAGGCCAACCCGCACCCGGTGCGCAGCGGCAAGCAGCCGAAGATCCTGTTCGCCACGCAGGCCGGGGTGTGCCCGCCGAAGTTCGTGCTGTTCACGTCCGGGAACCTGGACGCTGGGTATGTGCGGTATGTGGAGCGGCGGTTGCGGGAGGACTTCGGGTTCCCGGGGAGTCCGATCCAGGTGACGGTGAAGGCTCGGAAGAAGAAGGGCGAGAGGTAG
- the ald gene encoding alanine dehydrogenase yields the protein MKVGIPREVKNHEYRVAITPAGVHEFVRNGHEVYIEAGAGTGSSITDAEYTKAGATILATADDVWGTGDLILKVKEPIAEEYHRMREGQVLFTYLHLAASKECTDALVTQKVTGIAYETVELPDGSLPLLAPMSEVAGRLAPQVGAYHLMRPAGGRGVLMGGVPGVHAAKVVVIGAGVSGKHAATIALGMQAEVSLLDKNIARLRQADEIYRGHLQTVASNAFEIEKAVLEADLVIGAVLVPGAKAPTLISNELVSRMKPGSVLVDISIDQGGCFEDSRATTHADPVYRVHDSVFYCVANMPGSVPHTSTYALTNVTLPYAVDLANKGWKQALRDDRALALGLNTHAGHVTYGPVAEATGMSLLPLEDVLA from the coding sequence GTGAAGGTCGGAATCCCGCGCGAGGTCAAGAACCACGAGTACCGGGTGGCTATCACTCCCGCCGGTGTGCACGAGTTCGTCCGCAACGGCCACGAGGTGTACATCGAGGCGGGCGCCGGCACCGGCTCGTCGATCACGGACGCGGAGTACACGAAGGCCGGCGCCACCATCCTGGCCACCGCCGACGACGTGTGGGGCACCGGTGACCTGATCCTCAAGGTCAAGGAGCCGATCGCCGAGGAGTATCACCGGATGCGCGAGGGGCAGGTCCTCTTCACGTACCTGCACCTGGCCGCCTCCAAAGAGTGCACCGACGCCCTGGTGACCCAGAAGGTCACGGGCATCGCCTACGAGACCGTCGAGCTGCCCGACGGCTCCCTGCCGCTGCTCGCCCCGATGTCGGAGGTCGCGGGCCGGCTCGCCCCGCAGGTCGGCGCGTACCACCTGATGCGTCCGGCCGGCGGCCGTGGCGTCCTGATGGGCGGCGTCCCCGGCGTGCACGCGGCGAAGGTCGTCGTCATCGGCGCCGGCGTGTCCGGCAAGCACGCCGCGACGATCGCGCTGGGCATGCAGGCGGAGGTGTCCCTCCTCGACAAGAACATCGCCCGGCTGCGTCAGGCCGACGAGATCTACCGTGGTCACCTGCAGACGGTGGCGTCCAACGCGTTCGAGATCGAGAAGGCCGTCCTGGAGGCCGACCTGGTCATCGGCGCCGTGCTGGTGCCGGGCGCCAAGGCCCCGACCCTGATCTCCAACGAGCTGGTCAGCCGGATGAAGCCGGGCTCCGTGCTCGTCGACATCTCCATCGACCAGGGCGGCTGCTTCGAGGACTCCCGTGCCACCACGCACGCCGACCCGGTCTACCGCGTGCACGACTCGGTCTTCTACTGCGTCGCGAACATGCCCGGCTCGGTGCCGCACACCTCCACCTACGCCTTGACCAACGTCACCCTGCCGTACGCGGTGGACCTGGCGAACAAGGGCTGGAAGCAGGCGCTGCGCGACGACCGCGCCCTCGCGCTGGGCCTCAACACCCACGCCGGGCACGTCACGTACGGCCCGGTCGCCGAGGCCACCGGCATGAGCCTGCTGCCGCTCGAGGACGTCCTGGCCTAG
- a CDS encoding ParA family protein, with product MANDSDNWGSLGGDTTLGTELGAVDPATLLDRRPIPQPDPLDRHGPARIIAMANQKGGVGKTTTTINLGAALAEYGRKVLMVDFDPQGALSVGFGVNPHDLELSVYNLLMQDDVGIADVTYKTNIDGLHLLPANIDLSAAEIQLVNEVAREMTLARLLRPVLKDYDYILIDCQPSLGLLTINALTAAHSVLVPLECEFFSLRGVALLLDTVDKVRERLNFDLELEGILATMYDSRTTHCRQVLQRVVEAFGDKVYQTVITKTVKFPESTVAGVPITVIDPASAGARNYRQLAREVISAQTDR from the coding sequence ATGGCGAACGACAGCGACAACTGGGGCTCCCTCGGTGGCGACACCACCCTGGGCACGGAGCTCGGCGCCGTCGACCCGGCCACCCTCCTGGACCGCCGCCCCATCCCACAGCCCGACCCCCTCGACCGGCACGGCCCTGCCCGGATCATCGCGATGGCCAACCAGAAGGGCGGCGTGGGCAAGACGACCACGACGATCAACCTGGGCGCCGCGCTCGCGGAGTACGGGCGCAAGGTGCTGATGGTCGACTTCGACCCGCAGGGCGCGCTGTCGGTCGGCTTCGGGGTGAACCCGCACGACCTGGAGCTGTCCGTCTACAACCTGCTCATGCAAGACGACGTCGGCATCGCCGACGTCACCTACAAGACGAACATCGACGGGCTGCACCTGCTGCCGGCCAACATCGACCTGTCGGCGGCCGAGATCCAGCTCGTCAACGAGGTCGCCCGCGAGATGACGCTGGCCCGGTTGTTACGGCCCGTCCTCAAGGACTACGACTACATCCTGATCGACTGCCAGCCGTCGCTGGGCCTGCTCACCATCAACGCGCTGACCGCCGCGCACAGCGTCCTCGTGCCCCTCGAATGCGAGTTCTTCAGCCTGCGCGGCGTGGCCCTGCTGCTGGACACCGTGGACAAGGTCCGCGAGCGGCTCAACTTCGACCTGGAGCTCGAGGGCATCCTGGCCACCATGTACGACAGCCGGACCACGCACTGCCGGCAGGTCCTGCAGCGGGTCGTGGAGGCGTTCGGCGACAAGGTGTACCAGACCGTGATCACCAAGACGGTCAAGTTCCCCGAGTCCACGGTCGCCGGCGTGCCGATCACCGTGATCGACCCGGCCTCGGCCGGCGCGCGCAACTACCGCCAGCTCGCCCGCGAGGTCATCTCCGCCCAGACGGACCGCTAA
- the cmk gene encoding (d)CMP kinase, whose amino-acid sequence MSTFQGVVAVDGPSGSGKSTVSRRLAEALDAAYLDTGAMYRAATWAVLQAGVDPHDADGVLKVVEAAQIEIGTDPAAPHVTVDGIGVDAPIRGPQVTAAVSAVAAVPGVRAMLVGAQRAIIAAAGAIVVEGRDIGTAVAPDATLKVYLTADVTERARRRSQETEADQHATAADLLRRDAHDSGRKADPLRQADDAVELDTTALSIDEVVAALLKLLAGENL is encoded by the coding sequence TTGAGTACGTTTCAAGGGGTCGTCGCGGTAGACGGCCCGTCCGGCTCGGGGAAGTCGACGGTCTCCCGCCGGCTCGCCGAGGCACTGGACGCCGCCTATCTCGACACCGGCGCCATGTACCGCGCCGCGACCTGGGCAGTGCTCCAGGCCGGCGTCGACCCGCATGACGCCGACGGCGTCCTGAAGGTCGTCGAGGCCGCCCAGATCGAGATCGGCACCGATCCCGCCGCCCCCCACGTCACCGTGGACGGCATCGGGGTCGACGCGCCCATCCGCGGCCCGCAGGTCACCGCAGCCGTGTCCGCCGTCGCCGCCGTGCCGGGCGTGCGCGCCATGCTGGTCGGCGCCCAGCGCGCCATCATCGCCGCCGCCGGCGCCATCGTGGTCGAGGGCCGCGACATCGGCACCGCCGTCGCACCCGACGCCACCCTCAAGGTGTACCTGACGGCAGACGTCACCGAGCGGGCCCGCCGCCGCAGCCAGGAGACGGAGGCCGACCAGCACGCCACGGCCGCCGACCTGCTCCGCCGCGACGCGCACGACTCCGGCCGCAAGGCCGACCCGCTGCGCCAGGCGGACGACGCCGTCGAACTCGACACCACCGCGCTGTCCATCGACGAGGTCGTGGCCGCGCTCCTGAAGCTGCTGGCGGGGGAGAACCTGTGA
- a CDS encoding phosphotransferase family protein produces MNRVTDDQAAHVLGRWIGATGPKRLGHGMEGVVYEVDDSRVAKIWHSGSVEALHRTSAFYAALDAGPVTLAVPRIEEVHTVDQRVVTIERRLAGTTLSEAVAAGRVRTGDAHAAMVDVLADLASGGPLPAGRALSVLDEQAPLFGDGEDFPAALARLAARRLDRFRPVLGAAVDGVEEKAAALAGRLREVDSGRRAVIHGDLIPANVLVDDAGDPSAVLDWGFLSTEGDPAFDAAVTAAIFDMYGDNALETELALYDRIAERLGHDRVAMLVYRAAYSLITANAYDAQGRDGHFAWCAAALNRADVTRALLG; encoded by the coding sequence ATGAACCGTGTCACCGACGACCAGGCCGCCCATGTACTCGGCCGGTGGATCGGCGCCACCGGCCCGAAACGGCTGGGCCACGGCATGGAAGGGGTCGTCTACGAGGTCGACGACTCCCGGGTGGCCAAGATCTGGCACTCCGGCTCCGTCGAAGCCCTGCACCGGACCAGCGCGTTCTACGCAGCCCTCGACGCCGGCCCCGTCACCCTCGCCGTGCCCCGCATCGAGGAGGTGCACACCGTCGACCAGCGCGTCGTCACCATCGAGCGGCGACTGGCCGGCACCACCCTGTCCGAGGCCGTGGCGGCGGGCCGGGTCCGGACCGGCGACGCGCACGCCGCCATGGTCGACGTCCTCGCCGACCTGGCCTCCGGCGGGCCGCTGCCGGCGGGCCGCGCGCTGTCGGTGCTGGACGAGCAGGCCCCGCTCTTCGGCGACGGGGAGGACTTCCCCGCCGCGCTGGCCCGGCTGGCGGCACGCCGTCTCGACCGGTTCCGACCGGTACTGGGCGCCGCCGTCGACGGCGTCGAGGAGAAGGCCGCCGCGCTCGCCGGTCGCCTCCGCGAGGTCGACAGCGGGCGCCGTGCGGTGATCCACGGCGACCTGATCCCGGCCAACGTCCTCGTCGACGACGCCGGCGACCCCAGCGCCGTCCTCGACTGGGGCTTCCTGAGCACCGAGGGCGATCCGGCGTTCGACGCCGCGGTCACCGCCGCCATCTTCGACATGTACGGCGACAACGCGCTCGAGACCGAGCTAGCCCTCTACGACCGGATCGCCGAACGCCTCGGACACGACCGGGTGGCCATGCTCGTCTACCGGGCGGCGTACTCCCTGATCACCGCGAACGCCTACGACGCGCAGGGCCGCGACGGACACTTCGCCTGGTGCGCGGCGGCGCTCAACCGCGCGGACGTCACCAGGGCGCTGCTGGGCTGA